One genomic segment of Lysobacter sp. 5GHs7-4 includes these proteins:
- the phaZ gene encoding polyhydroxyalkanoate depolymerase — protein sequence MLYQMHELGRAWLAPMTYWADAGAKMFAAPGSWLSTVPGASRVAAGYELLYRIGKDYEKPEFGIHSLEIDGDTYPVIEREMKRKPFCRLLRFKRYADDADNIAELKDDPPVLVVAPLSGHHSTLLRDTVKTLLRDHKVYITDWIDARMVPVSEGAFTLDDYIAYIQEFIRLIGAERLHVISVCQPTVPVLAAVSLMAARGETTPRSLVMMGGPIDTRESPTQVNDLAVHKPLWWFEGNLIHHVPANYPGGGRRVYPGFLQHGGFVAMNPERHFQSHWDFYQDLLKGDLEDAASHRRFYDEYNAVLDMPAEYYLDTIRVVFQEHLLPRGLWDVAGERVNPAAIGKTALLTVEGELDDISGQGQTRAAHRLCTGIAEADRQHIEVKGAGHYGIFSGRRWREQVYPQVRDFIAKYAT from the coding sequence CTGCTTTACCAGATGCACGAACTCGGCCGCGCCTGGCTGGCGCCGATGACCTACTGGGCCGACGCCGGCGCCAAGATGTTCGCCGCCCCCGGCAGTTGGCTGTCGACGGTACCCGGCGCTTCGCGCGTGGCCGCCGGCTACGAACTGCTGTACCGGATCGGCAAGGACTACGAGAAGCCCGAGTTCGGCATCCACTCGCTGGAGATCGACGGCGACACCTATCCGGTGATCGAGCGCGAGATGAAGCGCAAGCCGTTCTGCCGCCTGCTGCGCTTCAAGCGCTATGCCGACGACGCCGACAACATCGCCGAGCTCAAGGACGATCCGCCGGTGCTGGTGGTCGCACCGCTGTCGGGCCACCACAGCACCCTGCTGCGCGACACCGTCAAGACCCTGCTGCGCGACCACAAGGTCTACATCACCGACTGGATCGACGCGCGCATGGTGCCGGTGAGCGAAGGCGCGTTCACGCTCGACGACTACATCGCCTACATCCAGGAATTCATCCGCCTGATCGGCGCCGAGCGGCTGCACGTGATCAGCGTCTGCCAGCCTACGGTGCCGGTGCTGGCGGCGGTGTCGCTGATGGCCGCGCGCGGCGAGACCACGCCGCGTTCGCTGGTGATGATGGGCGGCCCGATCGACACCCGCGAAAGCCCCACCCAGGTCAACGATCTGGCCGTGCACAAGCCGCTGTGGTGGTTCGAGGGCAACCTGATCCATCACGTGCCGGCCAACTATCCCGGCGGCGGTCGTCGCGTGTATCCGGGCTTCCTGCAGCACGGCGGCTTCGTCGCCATGAATCCGGAGCGGCATTTCCAATCGCACTGGGATTTCTACCAGGACCTGCTCAAGGGCGATCTCGAGGACGCCGCCTCGCACCGGCGCTTCTACGACGAATACAACGCCGTGCTCGACATGCCCGCCGAGTACTACCTCGACACGATCCGCGTGGTGTTCCAGGAACACCTGCTGCCGCGCGGCCTATGGGACGTCGCCGGCGAGCGCGTGAATCCGGCCGCGATCGGCAAGACCGCGCTGCTGACCGTCGAGGGCGAGCTGGACGACATCTCCGGCCAGGGCCAGACCCGCGCCGCGCACCGCCTGTGCACCGGCATCGCCGAAGCCGACCGCCAGCACATCGAGGTCAAGGGCGCCGGCCACTACGGCATCTTCAGCGGCCGCCGCTGGCGCGAACAGGTGTACCCGCAGGTGCGCGATTTCATCGCCAAATACGCAACGTAG
- a CDS encoding class I SAM-dependent methyltransferase, with amino-acid sequence MSKQYDRDYFQRWYRDPEIGGRARLERKVALAVASAEYHLERPIRSVLDIGAGEAAWRAPLLKLRPKLRYLGFDSSEYAIARHGARRNLHYARFGDFESLRPCPAVDLLICSDVLHYLTPRELERGLPGLAELCAGVAFLETFTREDGVDGDTVGFKRRPARYYRQRFEAVGFAPLGSHLWLSPAQREGAAALETTA; translated from the coding sequence ATGAGCAAACAGTACGACCGCGACTACTTCCAGCGCTGGTACCGCGATCCCGAGATCGGCGGCCGCGCGCGCCTGGAGCGCAAGGTTGCCCTGGCCGTGGCCAGCGCCGAATACCACCTGGAGCGCCCGATCCGCAGCGTGCTCGACATCGGCGCCGGCGAAGCGGCCTGGCGCGCGCCGCTGCTGAAACTGCGCCCCAAACTGCGCTACCTGGGCTTCGACAGCAGCGAGTATGCGATTGCCCGCCACGGCGCGCGCCGCAACCTGCACTACGCGCGCTTCGGCGATTTCGAATCGCTGCGCCCCTGCCCTGCGGTCGACCTGCTGATCTGCAGCGACGTGCTGCATTACCTGACCCCGCGTGAACTCGAACGCGGCCTGCCCGGCCTGGCCGAGCTGTGCGCGGGAGTGGCGTTCCTGGAGACCTTCACCCGCGAGGACGGCGTCGACGGCGACACGGTCGGCTTCAAGCGCCGCCCGGCCCGCTATTACCGCCAGCGCTTCGAGGCCGTCGGCTTCGCCCCGCTGGGCTCGCACCTGTGGCTGTCGCCGGCCCAGCGCGAGGGCGCCGCCGCGCTGGAAACCACCGCCTGA
- a CDS encoding CopD family protein: protein MNAYVWTKTAHVVFVMAWMGGVFYLPRILVNLAEAGDEPAVRARLVLMGRRLYRFGHIMFGLAAVLGLTLWLHFGIAGEWLHAKLTLVVLMLGHYILSGRWLKGVDKGRALPSARTLRLFNELPVLLLVGVVYLVLAKPF from the coding sequence ATGAATGCTTACGTTTGGACCAAGACCGCCCATGTCGTGTTCGTAATGGCGTGGATGGGCGGGGTGTTCTATCTGCCGCGGATCCTGGTCAATCTGGCCGAGGCCGGCGACGAGCCGGCGGTACGGGCGCGGCTGGTGTTGATGGGGCGGCGGCTGTATCGGTTCGGCCACATCATGTTCGGGTTGGCGGCGGTGTTGGGGCTGACGTTGTGGCTGCATTTCGGCATCGCGGGGGAGTGGTTGCATGCCAAGTTGACCTTGGTGGTGCTGATGCTGGGGCACTACATTTTGTCGGGGCGTTGGTTGAAGGGGGTGGACAAGGGGCGGGCGTTGCCGAGTGCGAGGACGCTGCGCTTGTTCAACGAGTTGCCGGTGCTGTTGCTGGTGGGCGTGGTGTATCTGGTGTTGGCTAAGCCGTTCTGA
- a CDS encoding alkaline phosphatase: MSATRTACLALAVTLSLSACASSAPRATAAAAAPMGSTALTVDVAAIRHPQDETPQWWFRDGASQAAARGAMGGKAKNVILFVGDGMSLTTVAAARIFEGQKKGGPGEENRLSWERFPSTALSKTYNTDSQTPDSAGTMSAMATGVKTRAGVLSIGQQAPRGSCTGALAAPILSLWELAAGSGLATGVVTTTRVTHATPGATFSHSADRNWENDADLPEDAKRAGCQDIARQMIESPYGTGPDVLMGGGRTNFMTVEQRDPEYDDKVGQRLDGRDLIAAWKQRHPDGSYVWNAKQFAAAPAGKPLLGLFEPDHMQFDHDRPQDGAGEPSLADMTRAAIARLNRLSADKGDSGWVLLVEGGRIDHAHHYGNAYRALTETVALSDAVRAASEATSADDTLILVTADHSHTLSFVGYPVRGNPILGKVRGTSGEDGDANDYARDSLGMPYTTLNYSNGPGYVGASAQQPEGPKRFQHTASGTQQAEHGRPDLTKVDTEHPDYLQEALVPTGNESHGGDDVGIWARGPGSDAVRGSVEQNTIFHFMLQAMPKLRGALCAKGDCDAHQVPVTLPKPDDFKSR; the protein is encoded by the coding sequence ATGTCCGCAACGCGCACCGCCTGCCTCGCCCTTGCCGTCACCCTGTCCCTGTCCGCCTGCGCCAGCTCGGCGCCGCGCGCCACCGCCGCTGCAGCCGCCCCCATGGGCAGCACCGCGCTGACGGTGGACGTCGCCGCCATCCGCCATCCCCAGGACGAGACCCCGCAGTGGTGGTTCCGCGACGGCGCCAGCCAGGCCGCCGCACGCGGCGCGATGGGCGGCAAGGCCAAGAACGTGATCCTGTTCGTCGGCGACGGCATGAGCCTGACCACGGTCGCGGCCGCACGCATCTTCGAGGGCCAGAAGAAGGGCGGACCGGGCGAGGAAAACCGCCTGAGCTGGGAGCGCTTCCCGTCCACCGCGCTCAGCAAGACCTACAACACCGACTCGCAGACCCCGGACTCGGCCGGCACCATGAGCGCCATGGCCACCGGCGTGAAGACCCGCGCCGGCGTGCTCAGCATCGGCCAGCAGGCCCCGCGCGGCAGCTGCACCGGCGCCCTCGCCGCGCCGATCCTGAGCCTGTGGGAACTGGCCGCCGGCAGCGGCCTGGCCACCGGCGTGGTCACCACCACCCGCGTCACCCACGCCACGCCCGGCGCGACCTTCAGCCATTCGGCCGACCGCAACTGGGAAAACGACGCCGACCTACCCGAGGACGCCAAGCGCGCCGGCTGCCAGGACATCGCCCGGCAGATGATCGAATCGCCGTACGGCACCGGCCCGGACGTGCTGATGGGCGGCGGCCGCACCAACTTCATGACCGTCGAACAGCGCGATCCCGAGTACGACGACAAGGTCGGCCAGCGCCTGGACGGCCGCGACCTGATCGCGGCCTGGAAGCAGCGCCATCCCGACGGCAGCTACGTCTGGAACGCCAAGCAGTTCGCCGCCGCGCCGGCCGGCAAGCCGCTGCTGGGCCTGTTCGAGCCCGACCACATGCAGTTCGACCACGACCGTCCCCAGGACGGCGCCGGCGAACCCAGCCTGGCGGACATGACCCGCGCCGCGATCGCGCGCCTCAACCGCCTCAGCGCCGACAAGGGCGACAGCGGCTGGGTGCTGCTGGTCGAAGGCGGCCGCATCGATCACGCCCACCACTACGGCAACGCCTACCGCGCGCTCACCGAGACCGTCGCCCTCAGCGACGCGGTGCGCGCCGCCAGCGAAGCGACCTCCGCCGACGACACCCTGATCCTGGTCACCGCCGACCACTCGCACACGCTCAGCTTCGTCGGCTACCCGGTGCGCGGCAATCCGATCCTGGGCAAGGTCCGCGGCACCAGCGGCGAAGACGGCGACGCCAACGACTACGCGCGCGATTCGCTGGGCATGCCCTACACCACGCTCAACTACAGCAACGGCCCCGGCTACGTCGGCGCCAGCGCGCAGCAGCCCGAAGGCCCCAAGCGCTTCCAGCACACCGCCAGCGGTACCCAGCAGGCCGAGCACGGCCGACCGGACCTGACCAAGGTAGACACCGAGCACCCCGACTACCTGCAAGAGGCGCTGGTGCCGACCGGCAACGAGTCCCACGGCGGCGACGACGTCGGCATCTGGGCCCGCGGCCCGGGCAGCGACGCGGTACGCGGCAGCGTCGAACAGAACACGATCTTCCACTTCATGCTGCAGGCGATGCCGAAACTGCGCGGCGCGCTCTGCGCCAAGGGCGACTGCGACGCCCATCAGGTCCCGGTGACGCTACCGAAGCCGGACGATTTCAAGAGCCGTTGA
- a CDS encoding dicarboxylate/amino acid:cation symporter, which produces MTLVSAWFKIPFWQRVLGGFVLGALAGWLMGPAAETWFGPLGKLYVTLIKMIAVPLVLFAVINAVASLHGQKSVAALGGRTFAWFAFTAVLAVGVGLTVAHLMAPGEGVGRLQIAGDYKPKEVPPPIEVLLGVVPSNPFQAMAEGKVLQVIFFAGLVGFALVKLGDRVAGLRKLAGEASDTMIQITRFVLEFTPLGTFGLIAALIGGYGFEKLLPLGKFVIALYLACGLHIAVVYSALLLAHGLNPLKFFRGAFPGMQVAFVASSSFAALPASLRSVTHNLGVDKNYAAFAVPLGATIKMDGCGAIYPAMAAVFIAQYADLDLSLAQYLVIMLASVLGSFGTAGVPGTAVVMATVVLSAAGLPLETIGYLYAIDRVLDMMRTMTNVTGQMLVPVLVAKETGLLDRAVYEAAPTNVGLEAAGKDGV; this is translated from the coding sequence ATGACCCTGGTGTCGGCCTGGTTCAAGATCCCGTTCTGGCAACGGGTGCTGGGCGGTTTCGTGCTCGGCGCGCTGGCCGGCTGGCTGATGGGGCCGGCGGCCGAGACCTGGTTCGGGCCGCTGGGCAAGCTCTACGTGACCCTGATCAAGATGATCGCGGTGCCGCTGGTGCTGTTCGCGGTGATCAACGCGGTGGCGTCGCTGCACGGTCAGAAATCGGTGGCCGCGCTGGGCGGGCGCACCTTCGCCTGGTTCGCCTTCACCGCGGTGCTCGCGGTCGGCGTTGGCCTGACCGTGGCGCATCTGATGGCGCCCGGCGAGGGCGTGGGCAGGCTGCAGATCGCCGGCGACTACAAGCCCAAGGAGGTGCCGCCGCCGATCGAGGTGCTGCTGGGCGTGGTGCCGTCCAATCCCTTCCAGGCCATGGCCGAGGGCAAGGTCCTGCAGGTGATTTTCTTCGCCGGTCTGGTCGGCTTCGCCCTGGTCAAGCTGGGCGATCGCGTCGCCGGCTTGCGCAAGCTGGCCGGCGAAGCCAGCGACACCATGATCCAGATCACCCGCTTCGTGCTGGAGTTCACGCCGCTGGGCACCTTCGGCCTGATCGCGGCGCTGATCGGCGGCTACGGGTTCGAAAAACTGCTGCCCCTGGGCAAGTTCGTGATCGCGCTGTACCTGGCCTGCGGCCTGCACATCGCGGTGGTCTACAGCGCGCTGCTGCTGGCGCACGGCCTGAATCCGCTGAAGTTCTTCCGCGGCGCGTTCCCGGGCATGCAGGTGGCGTTCGTGGCCTCGTCCAGCTTCGCCGCGCTGCCGGCCTCGCTGCGCAGCGTCACCCACAACCTGGGCGTGGACAAGAACTACGCCGCGTTCGCGGTGCCGCTGGGCGCGACCATCAAGATGGACGGCTGCGGTGCGATCTATCCGGCGATGGCGGCGGTGTTCATCGCCCAATACGCCGATCTGGACCTGTCGCTGGCGCAGTACCTGGTGATCATGCTGGCCTCGGTGCTGGGCAGTTTCGGTACCGCCGGCGTGCCGGGCACGGCGGTGGTGATGGCGACGGTGGTGCTCAGCGCGGCCGGCCTGCCGTTGGAAACCATCGGCTATCTGTACGCGATCGACCGCGTGCTCGACATGATGCGCACCATGACCAACGTGACCGGGCAGATGCTGGTGCCGGTGCTGGTGGCGAAGGAAACCGGGTTGCTCGATCGCGCGGTGTACGAGGCCGCGCCGACCAATGTCGGCCTGGAAGCGGCCGGCAAGGACGGCGTTTGA
- a CDS encoding LysE family translocator, whose amino-acid sequence MPDAANLVAFALIALGMVLTPGPNMVYLISRSICQGPKAGLISLGGVALGFVFYMLCAALGITALVMAVPYAYDTLRLAGAVYLGYLAWQALKPGGRSPFQVRELPQDSPRKLFVMGLMTNLLNPKAAVLYLSLLPQFIDPAQGSVFAQSVTLGSLQIAISLTVNALIAISAGSLATFLGRHPTWLSVQRWLMGTVLAALAVRMATEARR is encoded by the coding sequence ATGCCCGATGCCGCCAACCTGGTCGCCTTCGCCCTGATCGCGCTGGGCATGGTGCTCACGCCCGGGCCGAACATGGTCTACCTGATCTCGCGCTCGATCTGTCAGGGGCCCAAGGCGGGTCTGATCTCGCTGGGCGGCGTGGCGCTGGGCTTCGTGTTCTACATGCTGTGCGCGGCGCTGGGCATTACCGCGCTGGTGATGGCGGTGCCGTACGCATACGACACGCTACGCCTGGCCGGCGCGGTCTATCTGGGCTATTTGGCCTGGCAGGCGTTGAAGCCGGGCGGGCGTTCGCCGTTCCAGGTGCGCGAGCTGCCGCAGGACAGCCCGCGCAAGCTGTTCGTGATGGGCCTGATGACCAACCTGCTCAATCCCAAGGCCGCGGTGCTGTACCTGTCGCTGCTGCCGCAGTTCATCGACCCGGCACAGGGCAGCGTGTTCGCGCAGTCGGTGACGCTGGGCAGTTTGCAGATCGCGATCAGCCTGACGGTGAACGCGTTGATCGCGATCAGCGCCGGTTCGCTGGCGACGTTTCTGGGCCGCCATCCGACCTGGCTGTCGGTGCAGCGCTGGCTGATGGGCACGGTGCTGGCCGCGCTGGCGGTGCGCATGGCGACCGAAGCGCGGCGCTGA
- a CDS encoding 8-oxo-dGTP diphosphatase: MPYTPIVATLGYVLSPDGRDVLMVHRNARPDDHQLGKYNGLGGKLERDEDVVAGMRREILEEAGIDCDELHLRGTISWPGFGKQGEDWLGFIFTITRYTGTPYASNPEGTLEWVPLERLHELPMWEGDREFLPLVFDADPRAFHGVMPYRDGRMQSWRYTRA, encoded by the coding sequence ATGCCCTACACCCCGATCGTCGCCACCTTGGGCTATGTGCTGTCGCCGGACGGGCGCGACGTGCTGATGGTCCATCGCAACGCGCGCCCGGACGATCACCAGCTGGGCAAGTACAACGGCCTGGGCGGCAAGCTGGAGCGCGACGAGGACGTGGTGGCCGGCATGCGCCGCGAGATCCTCGAAGAAGCCGGCATCGACTGCGACGAACTGCACCTGCGCGGCACCATCAGCTGGCCCGGTTTCGGCAAGCAGGGCGAGGACTGGCTGGGTTTCATCTTCACCATCACCCGTTACACCGGCACCCCGTACGCCAGCAATCCCGAGGGCACGCTGGAATGGGTGCCGCTGGAGCGGCTGCACGAGCTGCCGATGTGGGAAGGCGACCGCGAATTCCTGCCGCTGGTATTCGACGCCGATCCGCGCGCGTTCCACGGCGTGATGCCCTATCGCGACGGCCGCATGCAGTCCTGGCGTTACACGCGCGCTTGA
- the bla gene encoding subclass B3 metallo-beta-lactamase: MRPAALALVLSLIAAGSATAAEPLLPEARAYPSRDSWRQPVPPFRIAERSWYIGTAGLSAVLVKTDAGAVLIDTGLPQAGDMLLQRMRELGVEPSQLKLILHSHAHIDHIGALAQIQRATGAQVIGNAEAAVLLARGGSDDIHFGEGMLFAPVQVQRLIMDGETVELGGVRFTAHFTPAHTPGSTSWTWDDRIDGKNAHIAYADSLSAPDYQLVGNPRYPRIVEDYRRGFAAVRALPCDLLLSPHPDASGWDPADTAAPHKTPTTCRAYADKAERALDKTVAEQTAKAKEAR, encoded by the coding sequence CTGCGCCCCGCCGCCCTCGCCCTCGTTCTCTCCCTGATCGCCGCCGGCAGCGCCACCGCCGCCGAACCCCTGCTCCCCGAAGCCCGCGCCTACCCCAGCCGCGACAGCTGGCGCCAGCCGGTGCCGCCGTTCCGAATCGCCGAGCGCAGCTGGTACATCGGCACCGCCGGCCTGAGCGCGGTGCTGGTCAAGACCGACGCCGGCGCGGTGCTGATCGACACCGGCCTGCCGCAGGCCGGCGACATGCTGCTGCAGCGCATGCGCGAACTCGGCGTGGAGCCTTCGCAACTCAAGCTGATCCTGCACAGCCACGCCCATATCGACCACATCGGCGCGCTGGCGCAGATCCAGCGCGCGACCGGCGCGCAGGTGATCGGCAACGCCGAGGCGGCGGTGCTGCTGGCGCGCGGCGGCAGCGACGACATCCATTTCGGCGAGGGCATGCTGTTCGCGCCGGTGCAGGTGCAGCGGCTGATCATGGACGGCGAGACGGTGGAACTGGGCGGCGTGCGCTTCACCGCCCACTTCACGCCCGCGCACACGCCCGGCAGCACCAGCTGGACCTGGGACGACCGCATCGACGGCAAGAACGCGCACATCGCCTATGCCGACAGCCTCAGCGCGCCGGATTACCAGCTGGTCGGCAACCCGCGCTACCCGCGCATCGTCGAGGACTACCGGCGCGGCTTCGCCGCCGTGCGCGCGCTGCCCTGCGACCTGCTGCTGAGCCCGCACCCCGACGCCAGCGGCTGGGACCCGGCCGACACCGCCGCCCCGCACAAGACGCCGACCACCTGCCGCGCTTACGCCGACAAGGCCGAACGCGCGCTCGACAAGACCGTGGCCGAACAAACCGCCAAGGCCAAGGAAGCCCGCTGA
- a CDS encoding pitrilysin family protein, protein MRLRHLALLLAGLTTTSAALAADGDRWTLPVAVKKLDNGLTVVVSEDHTSPTVGVSVVYHVGMRLEPKNRTGFAHLFEHLMFEGTPNAKEGVFDRVITGGGGRNNGSTRADFTNYIEVAPVSALEPILWLEADRMKTLDFNPTTLKNQQDVVKEEIRVNVKNQPYGGFMWIDIGQQAFQKWENNHDGYGSFQDLENASLEDVAAFHRDYYGPNNAVLGLAGDITPEQGFALAQKYFGGIPARKTPAAPDYREGLNTKEKRVVQSDALAQVPAIAVGWKMPDRGSKDQAPMAVLGALLADGDASRFYQGTVKGRELALNMELLYGLTSEWEYDGPTLFVVNALYKPSSSADALLKAFDEEIAKVAEQGVDEATLKRVKTQLLANWYNGLETFIDRADALAKLQTLWGDARVVNQIPGWIEGVTSADLQRVAKTYLTPASRTVIDRKPAAMLAPAAAPAAAKPN, encoded by the coding sequence ATGCGCCTGCGCCATCTCGCGCTGCTGCTGGCCGGCCTGACGACCACCTCGGCCGCGCTCGCGGCCGACGGCGATCGCTGGACCTTGCCGGTCGCGGTCAAGAAACTCGACAACGGCCTGACCGTGGTCGTGTCCGAGGACCACACCTCGCCCACCGTCGGCGTCAGCGTGGTCTATCACGTCGGCATGCGCCTGGAACCCAAGAACCGCACCGGCTTCGCGCACCTGTTCGAGCACCTGATGTTCGAGGGCACGCCGAATGCGAAGGAAGGCGTGTTCGACCGCGTGATCACCGGCGGCGGCGGCCGCAACAACGGCTCCACCCGCGCCGACTTCACCAACTACATCGAAGTCGCGCCGGTCTCGGCCCTGGAGCCGATCCTGTGGCTCGAAGCCGATCGCATGAAGACCCTGGACTTCAACCCGACCACGCTCAAGAACCAGCAGGACGTGGTCAAGGAAGAGATCCGCGTCAACGTGAAGAACCAGCCCTACGGCGGCTTCATGTGGATCGACATCGGCCAGCAGGCGTTCCAGAAGTGGGAGAACAACCACGACGGCTACGGCAGCTTCCAGGATCTGGAGAACGCCAGCCTCGAGGACGTGGCCGCGTTCCATCGCGACTACTACGGCCCCAACAACGCCGTGCTCGGCCTGGCCGGCGACATCACGCCCGAGCAGGGCTTCGCGCTGGCGCAGAAATACTTCGGCGGGATTCCGGCGCGCAAGACGCCGGCCGCGCCGGACTACCGCGAAGGCCTGAACACTAAGGAAAAACGCGTCGTGCAGTCCGACGCGCTGGCGCAGGTGCCGGCGATCGCGGTGGGCTGGAAAATGCCCGACCGCGGCAGCAAGGACCAGGCGCCGATGGCGGTGCTGGGCGCGTTGCTCGCCGACGGCGACGCCTCGCGTTTCTACCAGGGCACGGTCAAGGGCCGCGAGCTCGCGCTCAACATGGAGCTGTTGTACGGCCTGACCAGCGAATGGGAATACGACGGCCCGACCCTGTTCGTGGTCAACGCGCTGTACAAGCCCAGCTCCAGCGCCGACGCGCTGCTCAAGGCCTTCGACGAGGAAATCGCCAAGGTCGCCGAGCAGGGCGTGGACGAGGCGACGCTGAAGCGCGTCAAGACCCAGTTGCTGGCCAACTGGTACAACGGCCTGGAAACCTTCATCGACCGCGCCGACGCGCTGGCCAAGCTGCAGACCCTGTGGGGCGACGCGCGCGTGGTCAATCAGATTCCCGGCTGGATCGAGGGCGTGACGTCCGCCGACCTGCAGCGCGTGGCCAAGACCTATCTGACGCCGGCCAGCCGCACCGTGATCGACCGCAAGCCCGCCGCGATGCTGGCTCCGGCCGCCGCGCCCGCCGCCGCCAAGCCGAACTGA
- a CDS encoding pitrilysin family protein, producing the protein MHTHPKLIAVAISLSLAVAGIAHAGPKAALPAQLPAYAPDRPLPVPNIVKKTLSNGLEVWVLPRDGMPRVDYVLAMRNAGYAADAADASGFAAQLAGLLNEGTAQRDSKAIAEAAQGYGGSIGAAANNDGINLYGDALVSNAEPMLALLAEIARTPAFPDNEVKLAQANALQALKAAEAQPSFKAARALLTATYGDHPYARTQPTESMIAAVTPQKLRDEHTRRFRPDRALLVITGRVTPEDGFKFAERSFGDWKASGEAVADTPSARREAKPSFVLIQRDGSVQSTLRLGRPAIAVTDPDYVPMQLASTVLGGGFSSRVNQNLREDKGYTYGASAGLQAARAGGRVQGGADVRNEVTGAALKEFFHEFERLGQEPVPAQELEDTKRYIAGGYMISNQQQGSVAATLANQWLMGLPSDFLGQYVPRIRAVDAAQVQALAKKYFVPGDQSIVVVGDGKAVAEQLKAYGEFVAPAK; encoded by the coding sequence ATGCATACCCATCCGAAGCTGATCGCCGTCGCGATTTCCCTGAGCCTGGCGGTCGCCGGCATCGCCCACGCCGGCCCCAAGGCCGCCTTGCCCGCGCAGTTGCCCGCGTACGCGCCGGACCGGCCGCTGCCGGTGCCCAACATCGTCAAGAAGACCCTGTCGAACGGGCTGGAAGTGTGGGTGCTGCCGCGCGACGGCATGCCGCGCGTGGACTACGTGCTGGCGATGCGCAACGCCGGCTATGCCGCCGACGCCGCCGACGCGTCCGGTTTCGCCGCGCAACTGGCGGGTCTGCTCAACGAGGGCACCGCGCAGCGCGACTCCAAGGCGATCGCCGAAGCCGCGCAAGGCTACGGCGGCAGCATCGGCGCCGCGGCCAACAACGACGGCATCAACCTCTACGGCGACGCGCTGGTGTCCAATGCCGAGCCGATGCTGGCGCTGCTGGCCGAGATCGCGCGCACGCCCGCGTTTCCCGACAACGAGGTCAAGCTGGCCCAGGCCAACGCCCTGCAGGCGCTGAAGGCGGCCGAGGCGCAGCCCTCGTTCAAGGCCGCGCGCGCGCTGCTGACCGCGACCTACGGCGATCATCCTTACGCCCGCACCCAACCGACCGAGAGCATGATCGCCGCGGTCACGCCGCAGAAGCTGCGCGACGAACACACGCGCCGCTTCCGCCCCGACCGCGCGCTGTTGGTGATCACCGGCCGGGTCACGCCCGAGGACGGTTTCAAGTTCGCCGAGCGTTCCTTCGGCGACTGGAAGGCCAGCGGCGAGGCGGTGGCCGACACCCCGTCCGCGCGCCGCGAGGCCAAGCCCAGCTTCGTGCTGATCCAGCGCGACGGCAGCGTGCAGTCGACGCTGCGCCTGGGCCGTCCGGCCATTGCGGTCACGGATCCGGACTACGTGCCGATGCAACTGGCCAGCACGGTGCTGGGCGGCGGCTTCAGCAGCCGCGTCAACCAGAACCTGCGCGAGGACAAGGGCTACACCTACGGCGCCAGCGCCGGTCTGCAGGCCGCGCGCGCCGGCGGCCGCGTGCAGGGCGGCGCGGACGTGCGCAACGAGGTCACGGGCGCGGCGCTGAAGGAGTTCTTCCACGAGTTCGAACGTTTGGGCCAGGAGCCGGTGCCGGCGCAGGAACTGGAAGACACCAAGCGCTACATCGCCGGCGGTTACATGATCAGCAACCAGCAACAGGGTTCGGTCGCGGCGACCTTGGCCAATCAGTGGCTGATGGGGCTGCCGTCGGATTTCCTCGGCCAGTACGTGCCGCGTATCCGCGCGGTCGATGCGGCGCAGGTACAGGCCTTGGCGAAGAAGTATTTCGTGCCCGGCGATCAGTCGATCGTGGTGGTCGGCGATGGCAAGGCGGTGGCCGAGCAGCTCAAGGCCTACGGGGAGTTCGTCGCGCCGGCGAAGTGA